The Melospiza georgiana isolate bMelGeo1 chromosome Z, bMelGeo1.pri, whole genome shotgun sequence genome contains a region encoding:
- the CD180 gene encoding LOW QUALITY PROTEIN: CD180 antigen (The sequence of the model RefSeq protein was modified relative to this genomic sequence to represent the inferred CDS: inserted 9 bases in 7 codons; deleted 4 bases in 3 codons; substituted 5 bases at 5 genomic stop codons), whose amino-acid sequence MEGRDSPVLPGDGLHTSGERKTTFTKPRRWLATSTTAPPLLLRPLSAGTAHLPLLSQRQAETRFNLRISRLCQQKDLSRTHCSQGSPMCPPANANHAHTRAALHTAPWLLSSPLRTHSCCPASFHSHASFVYTLEGXGMREVSMTIXATTEVLNFSFNSVPSLQNSXFSELNSLFYLDITRCQMSWEYDGAFPSNRQLKTVILTRNLFMFLSATAFAGPYSLGHLXTQTGITSMFFIPMTNLGILGIFILGSNHTSSLQLPPNFPTRHLKHXHFHINNTQAISAEGVQALQKNRHIPLILKGKDIPYTEPGSSQSHFYSLDLVSCADIPGALVGIQDSTAQTFWLGTFYGVEKEPYVTPDISQGLCSVSVKGLYLQLWHLRNLNVDTFQSSTRLQRLDLTQPHIRALPPAISGMSLLEEMVFNASCFEQPCTXSSAAFPSLTHLHIQGNSQVLQPGSGYLEKMAKLQHLDLSQSHFESSXCSSEAVRALSRLCYQNLSHNIHLHLQECSFRTAXSCLELLDLPFTPLYVNTLQSPFQNLHLXQVLDDLSSSHINTSIQHVFQGLKNFMFLDLSQNNFDLGIMPKDKLFQLLSNLEVLILNASCELTSVDNQVFHNLRKLQHVDLNYNKFTAFSTGAFSNPKSISLSCVHNRTHTVSNVQLVPLDGHLIINLSYDLLDCSWSKIDLITXYKQYLNKIEDPQRTRCSELKFLAGXQLATIXLSCGKDTSGIIAVVYPAYLDGQTELCWWYDPPVSWSMHHEELAQYHSCCVRLELLSEMWKANSFPTRSSHAGLHIQLQLLSKGISSTFSSLTC is encoded by the exons ACCAAACCCAGACGGTGGCTTGCAACAAGCACTACTGCTCCTCCCCTTCTCCTGAGGCCACTgagtgcaggcacagcccacCTGCCTCTTCTAAGCCAGAGGCAGGCAGAGACGAGGTTTAATCTCAGAATCTCACggctgtgccagcagaaggACCTGAGCCGCACGcactgctcccagggctccccCATGTGCCCCCCAGCAAACGCCAACCACGCTCACACCCGCGCTGCCCTCCACACGGCGCCGTGGCTCCTGAGCTCTCCTCTCCGgacacacagctgctgccctgcttccTTCCACTCGCACGCTAGCTTTGT ctaCACCTTGGAAGGCTGAGGAATGAGAGAGGTCTCTATGACTAT TGCCACAACAGAAGTCCTCAATTTCAGCTTCAATTCAGTCCCTTCCCTCCAGAATT ACTTCTCTGAACTGAATTCTCTTTTCTACTTGGACATAACAAG GTGCCAGATGAGCTGGGAGTATGATGGTGCCTTTCCCAGCAACAGGCAGCTGAAGACAGTAATTCTGACCAGAAACCTGTTCATGTTTCTGTCTGCCACAGCATTTGCTGGCCCATATTCCCTGGGGCATCT TACACAGACAGGAATAACAAGTATGTTCTTTATTCCAATGACAAATCTTGGC ATCTTAGGTATCTTCATCTTGGGCAGCAACCACACCTCCTCACTGCAGCTTCCTCCCAACTTTCCCACACGACACCTCAAAC TCCACTTTCACATTAACAACACACAAGCAATCTCAGCAGAAGGTGTCCAAGCTCTGCAGAAGAACAGACACATACCTCTCATCCTTAAAGGCAAAGACATTCCCTACACTGAACCTGGATCTTCTCAGTCACATTTCTACAGTTTGGACTTAGTGAGCTGTGCTGACATCCCTGGGGCCCTGGTGGGGATCCAGGACTCCACAGCTCAGACCTTTTGGCTGGGAACATTTTATGGTGTGGAAAAGGAGCCCTACGTAACCCCAGATATTTCACAAGGCCTCTGTAGTGTCTCTGTTAAGGGTCTCTATCTGCAGTTATGGCACCTCAGAAATCTAAATGTTGACACATTTCAGAGCTCAACCAGGCTCCAAAGGCTGGACCTAACCCAACCCCACATCCGTGCACTGCCCCCTGCCATCAGTGGCATGAGCTTGCTGGAGGAGATGGTTTTCAATGCAAGCTGCTTTGAGCAGCCCTGCa acagctctgctgccttcccctccctcacccACCTCCACATCCAGGGAAACTCACAGGTtctgcagccaggctctggCTATTTGGAGAAAATGGCAAAGCTTCAACATCTAGATTTAAGCCAGAGTCACTTTGAAAGTT GATGCTCTAGCGAAGCAGTGAGAGCTTTGAGCAGACTTTGTTACCAGAATCTGAGCCACAACATACACCTCCATCTCCAGGAATGCTCATTTAGGACAGCCTAGAGCTGCCTAGAGCTGCTGGACTTACCCTTCACTCCTCTCTATGTCAACACCTTACAGAGCCCTTTCCAAAATCTCCATCTCTAGCAAGTGCTA GATGATCTTTCCTCATCCCACATTAATACCAGCATTCAGCATGTCTTTCAAGGTTTGAAAAACTTCATGTTCTTGGACCTTAGTCAAAATAACTTTGATTTGGGGATCATGCCAAAGGACAAACTGTTCCAACTACTATCCAATTTAGAGGTGCTAATCCTG AATGCATCCTGTGAACTAACATCAGTAGATAACCAAGTATTTCACAACCTCAGGAAGTTACAGCATGTAGATCTGAATTACAACAAGTTTACTGCATTCAGCACAGGTGCATTTTCAAATCCCAAGAGTATCAGTCTCAGCTGTGTCCATAACAGGACGCACACTGTATCAAATGTCCAGCTAGTGCCCCTAGATGGCCACTTGATAATCAATTTAAGCTACGACCTTCTGGACTGCTCCTGGTCTAAGATTGATTTAATCACTTAGTACAAGCAATATCTGAATAAAATTGAAGACCCTCAAAGAACAAGGTGCTCTGAACTTAAATTTCTAGCTG TTCAGCTGGCCACCATCTGACTCTCCTGTGGGAAAGACACATCAGGAATCATTGCAGTTGTTTATCCT GCTTACCTTGATGGGCAGACAGAACTTTGCTGGTGGTACGACCCTCCTGTCTCCTGGAGCATGCACCACGAGGAGCTGGCCCAGTACCACTCCTGCTGCgtcaggctggagctgctctcgGAGATGTGGAAGGCCAACTCTTTCCCAACACGGAGTTCCCATGCAGGACTCCACATTCAGCTTCAGCTGCTGTCCAAAGGCATTTCCTCAACATTTTCCTCTCTAACATGCTGA